The region CCAAGCCCTAAAATAATAGTTATGGCCTTTTGAAATCCAAGTTCGCCAGCAAATTCAAGCATTTCAGTTATATCCTCTAAAGATTTACTTGGACAGATTTTGTCATGTAAATCAGGATTAGCAACCTCAACAGCACCTGTAACACCTGCAATCTCATCTCCATAAGCTTCAAGATCCTTTGTAATTCCAATATTAAGCCAAACAGGCTCTCCAGTAATTCCATAAATCTTCTGGGAAATATCTCTTATTTCTTCTGTTTTAAAAGACCCGTATCCTCCAGAAAGGAATTCAATTTTCCAATCAGTTCTCCTGCAAAGCTCTGCTTCAGCTAAAATAGAGTTTATGTTACGTCGGGCTTTAGCAGGCTCTTTAATCTTTGGTTTTTGTGAGGACATATAGCAGAATAGGCAATCGCCTTTATCACACCACCATGAAAGGAATATGGCCCTTTCTAATGTAATTTGATTTCCATGCTCAGCTAAAGTGATTTTATTGGCTTTTTGCATTAAATCAAGGATTTCAAAGTTTTTAATTTTGTTTATGAGATTCATAATTCACCTAATTAATATTATAATGAGTTTTGGGGCACGGTTAATTTGCTTAATTTTGTAAAATCTAAATATTTTAAATGTTGTATTGAATTTTATTTATCTTTGCTCTTATTTAAATAAAAAAAATAAAGTTATATTGCCTGTTAATAACAATATTTATATGATATAAGCATGCAATGCTTGGTTATACTGTGGATTTACATATCCAAAACGTTTATATACTATAATCACTAACTTAAAAAATACGTCATAAATGTGCTTATATTTTAAACTCTTGAAACAATGAGTTTCAAGTTTGAAAATCCTTGATTTGTGATTTGCAAACCGCTAGCTTGTAGTTTGCAGCTATGCTAGGCATGGCCGCCGTAGCTCAGTAGGTAGAGCGTTCGGCTGTTAACCGATTGGTCGCAGGTTCGAGTCCTGCCGGCGGCGCTGTGGGCCCATAGCTTAGCCAGGTAGAGCGCCCGGCTCATAACCGGGCGGCCATGGGTTCGAATCCCATTGGGCCCATTTCCAAAAACAATCGTATATTCGTAAGCTAACGAAAATTATATATTTTCATGCAGCAAAAATAAAACTTTGCATGCTGTCAAAATCTTGGATTTTGAAAGCACAAATAGAATATTTGTAAGCCATAGAAATCTATGATTTCTGGCTATGAATAAAAAATTCATAAGCTCCGGTGGTGTAGTCCGGCCAATCATTTCGGCCTTTCGAGCCGAAGACTCGGGTTCGAATCCCGGCCGGAGCATTCTTCTTAACTAATAAACTTACAGCTAGCGGGGGTGCCCGAGCTGGCCAAAGGGGACGGGCTTAGGACCCGTTGGCGTAGGCCTACCAGGGTTCGAATCCCTGCTCCCGCATTAAACACATTTCAAATTAAGATTATAAATCATTCAGTGCCGGGGTGGGGTAGGTGGTTATCCTACGGGACTGTGGATCCCGCGACTCGGGTTCGAATCTCGGCCCCGGCCCCATTATAACGTTCATTTTCTTTTAATCCTTGTTTTAAATGATTTTACATTCATTATTTTTAAATTTATATCTATTCAACTTACAAAAAACCAGAATAATTAGAAAAATTTATTATAGGTAATAATGTTAATTATAAAATTGTTCAATGACCTAAAAATATCGTAAGATGAGGTTTTTATGTTAAAAATGGAAAGGACATGTAATTCAATTAAATGTAATGTTTTACATGAAGGCAAGTTAATAGGCTACATGGACGGAGTAAGTGTTACGCAGTGGTTTTTAAAGAATAGATATAGTTATAAAGGCTCATTTTCAAATTTTGTGACTGAAAATCATGAAGATACACGTGTGGGAATTACAGTGGATATTATTTTTTTAGATCTAAACTTAATGGCTAAAGATGCAAGAATAGAATGGATAAATGCATTTGGTTCAAATGGTACATTTCAAGCTTTAAGAATTGAGTATTGTGATCTTAAATAAAAAAAACTTTTTTCTAATTAGGATCAAAGGTTATATACTCTTAAAATTAAATTATACTTGTTTTAAATTACCGATATTTACAGAAACTAAATGGATATTCTTGATATTATGAATAAAAAAGGGTCACGCGTAGAACGTGAATTGGTTAAAATGTTATGGGATGCTGATTGCGCTGCTATGAGGGCGCCAGCGTCTGGTGGAGCAACTAAAAAACCTCTTCCAGATATTATTGCAGGTAATGGGAAGATTTATCTGGCAATTGAAGTTAAATCAAGCTCTGCAGATCAAATATATATTGATTCTGAAAAAATTAGTGGATTAATAGAATTTTCAAAGATTTTTGGGGCT is a window of Methanobacterium sp. DNA encoding:
- a CDS encoding radical SAM protein; this encodes MNLINKIKNFEILDLMQKANKITLAEHGNQITLERAIFLSWWCDKGDCLFCYMSSQKPKIKEPAKARRNINSILAEAELCRRTDWKIEFLSGGYGSFKTEEIRDISQKIYGITGEPVWLNIGITKDLEAYGDEIAGVTGAVEVANPDLHDKICPSKSLEDITEMLEFAGELGFQKAITIILGLGETPEDIKYLHEMIQKIGIDRVTFYSLNPHKETVYENSPQPASLYYAGVVAATRIKFPQLKIITGTWIDNLANIGPLLLSGANGLTKFPLFKMFGTRFGKRVEEEVFWAGRELMGTFTDFDMLTKGETHSLEIEPYIKRYIDKCLNNKISNE
- a CDS encoding Holliday junction resolvase, yielding MNKKGSRVERELVKMLWDADCAAMRAPASGGATKKPLPDIIAGNGKIYLAIEVKSSSADQIYIDSEKISGLIEFSKIFGAEPFLGAKFKNKKWRFVRIDDLSKTRGENFKVDVDLAFSKGLEFDELIGRDKQVKF